The following coding sequences are from one Halorubrum sp. BOL3-1 window:
- a CDS encoding molybdopterin-dependent oxidoreductase: MSHPTETSRTGPAVSLSEIGFDRLEPVERAVEIRCATGDWWTADWRGPPVSAVVDRAAVPPETTHLVFETADGYRACLDVHAALDGVLAIAMDGEPLDAAERPRLVCPGVEGIRTVKGVSAVVPVSLSCDEDPGELEALGIGESDDAETAE, from the coding sequence GTGAGTCATCCCACGGAGACGTCCCGCACGGGACCGGCGGTCTCCCTCTCCGAGATCGGCTTCGATCGGCTCGAACCAGTCGAACGCGCCGTCGAGATCCGGTGTGCGACGGGCGACTGGTGGACGGCCGACTGGCGCGGACCGCCCGTCTCGGCCGTGGTCGACCGGGCCGCGGTCCCGCCGGAGACCACGCACTTGGTCTTCGAGACCGCGGACGGCTACCGCGCCTGTCTCGATGTTCACGCCGCGCTCGACGGCGTGTTGGCGATCGCGATGGATGGAGAACCGCTCGACGCCGCGGAACGTCCGCGGCTCGTCTGTCCGGGCGTCGAGGGCATTCGGACGGTGAAGGGTGTCTCGGCCGTCGTCCCCGTGTCGCTTTCGTGCGACGAGGACCCCGGAGAGCTGGAGGCGTTGGGGATCGGCGAGAGCGACGACGCGGAGACCGCCGAGTAA
- a CDS encoding Mrp/NBP35 family ATP-binding protein, protein MTTELRTELAQIDDPALSGASQTDDTDVVSLGIVGDVEVDDEVAHVELALGAPYSPTESRLAERVREVVREAGYEPSLSVAIDDDTPAGLIEDAPNVIAVSSGKGGVGKSTVAVNLATAMAERGADVGLFDADVYGPNIPRMLGVHDHPGMAEDDETIIPVERHGLKLMSIGFLVGEDDPVIWRGAMVDKVLTQLYDDTRWGDLDYFVVDLPPGTGDAQLTMLQQMPVLGSVVVTTPQDVALDNARKGARMFDRHDAEVLGFVENMSTFVCPNCGDAHDVFDVGGGERIAEEFDRPLFAEIPLDPSIREACETGEPVVSNGDTEAARAFESLAEGVMDAVGELRRQSHAEGEPSTVDESRSATERADAQTS, encoded by the coding sequence ATGACAACAGAACTACGAACGGAGTTAGCACAGATAGACGACCCGGCGCTCTCCGGAGCGTCGCAGACCGACGACACGGACGTCGTCTCGCTCGGGATCGTGGGCGACGTCGAGGTCGACGACGAAGTGGCACACGTCGAACTCGCGCTCGGAGCGCCTTACTCGCCGACGGAGAGCAGGCTCGCGGAGCGGGTCCGAGAGGTCGTCCGCGAGGCGGGATACGAGCCGTCGCTGTCGGTCGCGATCGACGACGACACGCCGGCGGGGCTGATCGAGGACGCCCCGAACGTGATCGCCGTCTCCTCCGGTAAGGGCGGCGTCGGGAAGAGTACCGTCGCGGTGAACCTCGCGACGGCGATGGCCGAGCGGGGAGCCGACGTCGGGCTGTTCGACGCCGACGTGTACGGCCCGAACATCCCGCGGATGCTCGGCGTACACGACCATCCCGGCATGGCCGAGGACGACGAGACCATCATCCCGGTCGAGCGACACGGGCTGAAGCTGATGAGCATCGGCTTTCTCGTGGGCGAGGACGACCCCGTGATCTGGCGGGGCGCGATGGTCGACAAGGTGCTCACCCAGCTGTACGACGACACGCGGTGGGGCGACCTCGACTACTTCGTCGTCGACCTCCCGCCGGGGACCGGCGACGCGCAGCTGACGATGCTCCAGCAGATGCCGGTCCTCGGGTCTGTCGTCGTCACGACGCCGCAGGACGTCGCCCTGGACAACGCGCGGAAGGGGGCCAGGATGTTCGACAGACACGACGCCGAGGTGCTCGGCTTCGTCGAGAACATGAGCACGTTCGTCTGTCCGAACTGCGGGGACGCCCACGACGTGTTCGACGTCGGCGGCGGCGAGCGGATCGCCGAGGAGTTCGACCGGCCGTTGTTCGCGGAGATCCCGCTCGATCCGTCGATCCGCGAGGCCTGCGAGACGGGGGAGCCGGTCGTCTCGAACGGCGACACGGAGGCGGCGAGGGCGTTCGAGTCGCTCGCCGAGGGGGTCATGGACGCGGTCGGTGAGCTCAGACGGCAGTCGCACGCCGAGGGGGAGCCGTCGACGGTCGACGAGTCGCGATCGGCCACCGAACGCGCCGACGCGCAGACGAGCTGA
- a CDS encoding molecular chaperone — translation MSSTNTEPETDDPASREPADSLDESPVDARVYRILGEQLLARPDRERVDAVGAWAQEWLTTAESLPVEIQTALGRIVDGSEADIETLRTAYTHLFRGVSESDPDPPYESMYVGGGFYSETTTEIRQGYRWAGMDVDTAVGNEPPDHLGLELQFLGELMTMDDTEADSDEPDVEDAEWWLLDEHLGEWLPTYMARVQQAGPHDYYAGLAELALATVKSHRDRLGERR, via the coding sequence ATGAGTTCCACGAACACCGAACCGGAGACCGACGACCCCGCCTCGCGGGAACCGGCGGACTCCCTCGACGAGAGCCCGGTCGACGCCAGGGTGTATCGCATCCTCGGGGAGCAGCTTCTCGCCCGGCCCGACCGCGAGCGAGTCGACGCCGTCGGGGCGTGGGCGCAGGAGTGGCTGACGACCGCGGAGTCGCTGCCGGTGGAGATCCAAACCGCCCTCGGGCGGATCGTCGACGGAAGCGAGGCCGACATCGAAACGCTTCGGACGGCCTACACGCACCTCTTCCGTGGGGTCTCCGAGAGCGACCCCGACCCGCCGTACGAGTCGATGTACGTCGGCGGGGGGTTCTACAGCGAGACCACCACCGAGATCAGGCAGGGCTACCGGTGGGCCGGCATGGACGTCGACACCGCTGTCGGCAACGAGCCGCCGGACCACCTCGGCTTAGAGTTACAGTTCCTCGGCGAACTGATGACGATGGACGATACCGAGGCGGACTCCGACGAGCCCGACGTCGAGGACGCCGAGTGGTGGCTGCTCGACGAGCACCTCGGCGAGTGGCTCCCGACCTACATGGCCCGGGTCCAACAGGCCGGTCCGCACGACTACTACGCCGGGCTGGCCGAACTCGCCCTCGCGACGGTGAAATCCCACCGCGACCGACTCGGCGAGCGGAGGTAA
- a CDS encoding ArsR/SmtB family transcription factor encodes MTASSDADSESASETLRRIEGDACCEGPFPATRRVEGATLDAELSSFKALANAKRLRIVHALREGELCACELETVLDAPQSTVASHLRKLRDAGVVNTRKEGKWTYYRIADTASLQLLDLAAALGEER; translated from the coding sequence ATGACCGCCTCGTCCGACGCAGACTCGGAGTCCGCCAGCGAAACGCTCAGGCGCATCGAGGGCGACGCGTGCTGTGAGGGGCCGTTCCCCGCGACCCGCCGGGTCGAGGGGGCGACCCTCGACGCGGAGCTGTCGTCGTTCAAGGCGCTGGCCAACGCGAAGCGGTTGAGAATCGTCCACGCGCTCCGGGAGGGCGAGCTCTGCGCCTGCGAGCTGGAGACCGTGTTGGACGCGCCGCAGTCGACGGTCGCCTCGCACCTTCGGAAGCTCCGTGACGCGGGGGTCGTCAACACGCGCAAGGAGGGGAAGTGGACGTACTACCGGATCGCGGACACGGCCAGCCTCCAACTCCTCGATCTGGCCGCGGCGTTGGGTGAGGAGCGATGA